The Methylobacterium sp. PvR107 genome contains a region encoding:
- a CDS encoding flagellin — protein MSGVTLTAATRQNLLSLQDTASLTATTQNRLSTGLKVSSALDNPVSFFTSQSLSQRSGDLGNLLDGISNGVQAIQAANQGITSIQKLVDQAKSVANQALSTQITTTGTASTTYSTATATTVSMYVNGSLKTAALATTDSIDQAITKLNTAVGAGSFTKDTTGTKIVMNAQADVEFKTSTDQTTLGFAGNSAAGTTYGTTGATAASVAQSADLSVSGVSARNSLAQQYNSLLTQIDQLAQDSSFNGTNLIAGKGTNNNLTINFNPKGNSNLQVTATDETSAGLNLSAITSTSGANVGQGNFLLNSDINSTLNTLTSASSQLRTDASAFGSNLSVVQNRQDFSKNLINILDTGSSNLTSADLNQEAANSQALTTRQSLGISALSLANQAQQGILQLLR, from the coding sequence ATGTCTGGTGTTACTCTCACTGCTGCCACCCGTCAGAACCTGCTCTCCCTGCAGGACACGGCGTCTCTGACCGCGACCACGCAGAACCGGCTCTCGACCGGCCTAAAAGTCTCGTCGGCGCTCGATAACCCCGTCAGCTTCTTCACCTCTCAATCCCTCAGCCAGCGGTCCGGCGACCTGGGGAATCTTCTCGACGGCATCTCCAATGGCGTCCAGGCGATCCAGGCGGCCAACCAGGGCATCACCTCGATCCAGAAGCTGGTCGATCAGGCGAAGTCGGTCGCCAACCAGGCGCTGTCGACGCAGATCACCACCACGGGTACCGCTTCGACCACCTACAGCACGGCCACCGCCACCACGGTGTCGATGTACGTCAACGGCAGCCTGAAGACCGCAGCACTGGCCACCACTGACTCGATCGACCAGGCCATCACCAAGCTCAACACGGCTGTAGGTGCCGGTAGCTTCACGAAGGACACGACCGGCACGAAGATCGTGATGAATGCCCAGGCTGACGTCGAGTTCAAGACGTCGACTGACCAAACGACGCTCGGTTTCGCAGGAAACTCTGCTGCCGGCACAACGTATGGAACTACCGGCGCTACCGCCGCCTCGGTCGCTCAAAGCGCCGACCTGAGCGTGTCGGGCGTGTCGGCTCGCAACAGTCTTGCCCAGCAGTACAACAGCCTGCTGACGCAGATCGATCAGCTCGCTCAGGACTCCAGCTTCAACGGAACGAACCTGATCGCCGGAAAAGGCACCAACAACAATCTGACGATCAATTTCAATCCGAAGGGCAATTCGAACCTGCAGGTGACTGCGACCGACGAGACCTCAGCTGGTCTCAATCTGAGCGCCATCACCAGCACTTCGGGAGCGAACGTCGGTCAGGGTAACTTCCTGCTGAACAGCGACATCAACTCGACGTTGAACACGCTGACCTCGGCCTCAAGCCAGTTGCGCACCGATGCGTCGGCCTTCGGTTCAAACCTCTCGGTGGTGCAGAACCGTCAGGACTTCAGCAAGAACCTGATCAACATCCTGGATACCGGATCGTCGAACCTCACCTCGGCCGATCTCAACCAGGAGGCGGCCAACTCGCAGGCCCTGACCACCCGGCAGTCGCTGGGCATCTCGGCCCTGTCGCTGGCCAACCAGGCGCAGCAGGGCATCCTGCAGCTGCTTCGCTAA
- a CDS encoding tetratricopeptide repeat protein: protein MLDHHSGRGGRSESSGLAQRCLAKARDHRAAGRSERARASLSRVLGAEPNHPEAHYELGQLLAATAPEKAVTHFVTALRGAPDKPAHWIALASALLAAERLPDARAILERYKAQNFGPEARPLTKAFVAHTFAAAEGRFQLEKWEEAEALLDLIILLDDHHSHATYLAGVIAALTNRLERASDLIGIALLREPQNPLFFNGLSTVLINRGDHDGAISALEKALEIDDDLAMAHANIAGVYQRRFRFGDALRHASRAIALDATNAVAYSNRGSALLALGRLGEAVEAFDKALALDPSRLLVASNRLFAKLYSAEVPPEDYAADAFAYGRRFADPLLRRRPFANDRDPDRPLRVGFVSGDLCNHALVRFFEPYLQAVDSQQLHVVAYMTHPVEDAVSARLRPLFDAWHNIFGLDDDEAADLIERDRIDILVDLSGHSAGNRLFVFGRKPAPIQVSWIGHPATTGLAAIDYRFSDAITDPPGLTEALHSERLWRLPKVWVTYEGPGELPPVRDRAPFEEAGYVTFGCFNRLTKISDEALQTWSRILSAVPNARLFMVVGDIENADVRRTVDDRMTKAGMPMDRIVYQPRVNSGYYELYNRVDVALDPYPYNGGTTSFDTLSMGVPIVALRGRHAVARHGVLVLTAIGLPELIADDADSYVAIAEDLCRDRDRLRSIRHGLRERMRSSPLMDHRGLARDVGDAFRGMWRTWLSGSNV from the coding sequence ATGCTCGATCATCACAGTGGGCGGGGTGGCCGATCGGAATCATCCGGTCTGGCACAGCGCTGTCTCGCGAAAGCCCGCGATCACCGGGCGGCCGGTCGCTCCGAGCGGGCGCGCGCCAGTCTGAGCCGGGTGCTCGGTGCTGAGCCGAATCATCCGGAGGCGCATTACGAGTTGGGCCAGCTCCTCGCTGCGACCGCGCCGGAGAAGGCCGTCACGCACTTTGTCACGGCGCTTCGGGGAGCGCCCGACAAGCCGGCGCACTGGATCGCACTGGCCTCGGCTTTGCTCGCCGCCGAGCGGCTGCCCGACGCGCGCGCGATCCTGGAGCGCTACAAGGCGCAGAATTTCGGCCCCGAGGCGCGGCCGCTCACGAAGGCCTTTGTCGCTCACACCTTCGCGGCGGCGGAGGGGCGCTTTCAATTGGAGAAATGGGAAGAGGCAGAGGCGCTGCTCGATCTCATCATCCTCCTCGACGACCACCACAGCCACGCCACATATCTCGCAGGAGTGATTGCCGCACTCACGAACAGGCTAGAACGCGCCTCCGATCTGATCGGGATCGCGCTCCTGCGCGAGCCGCAGAACCCGCTATTCTTCAATGGCCTCAGCACCGTTCTGATCAATCGAGGCGATCACGACGGCGCCATCTCCGCTTTGGAAAAAGCACTGGAGATCGACGATGACCTCGCGATGGCCCATGCCAACATCGCGGGGGTCTATCAGCGCCGCTTCCGGTTTGGCGACGCGCTCCGGCACGCCTCGCGGGCGATCGCCCTCGATGCGACCAATGCCGTAGCGTACAGCAATCGCGGCAGCGCCCTGCTCGCGCTTGGTCGTCTGGGCGAGGCGGTTGAAGCTTTCGACAAGGCGCTGGCCCTGGATCCGTCGAGGCTGCTCGTCGCCTCGAACCGCTTATTCGCCAAGCTCTATTCCGCTGAGGTCCCGCCGGAAGACTATGCCGCCGACGCGTTCGCCTATGGCCGCCGCTTCGCGGATCCGCTCCTGCGCCGCCGGCCTTTCGCCAACGATCGTGACCCGGATCGTCCCCTGCGCGTCGGCTTCGTCTCGGGGGACCTCTGCAACCACGCTCTGGTCCGTTTCTTCGAGCCCTACCTGCAGGCGGTCGACAGTCAGCAGCTCCATGTGGTCGCTTACATGACGCATCCGGTCGAGGATGCGGTTTCGGCCCGGCTGCGCCCATTGTTCGACGCGTGGCACAACATCTTCGGCCTCGACGACGACGAGGCGGCCGACTTGATCGAGCGCGATCGGATCGACATCCTTGTTGACCTGTCGGGTCACAGCGCGGGCAACCGCCTGTTCGTATTCGGGCGGAAACCGGCGCCGATCCAGGTTTCCTGGATCGGGCATCCGGCGACGACCGGCCTTGCCGCGATCGATTACCGCTTCTCCGATGCTATCACGGACCCACCCGGCCTCACCGAGGCATTGCACTCTGAGCGCCTCTGGCGGCTGCCTAAGGTCTGGGTGACCTATGAGGGGCCCGGTGAACTTCCGCCGGTACGGGACCGAGCACCGTTCGAGGAGGCCGGATATGTGACGTTCGGCTGCTTCAACCGGCTGACCAAGATTAGTGACGAGGCGCTGCAAACTTGGTCGCGGATCCTGTCCGCCGTGCCTAATGCCCGGTTGTTCATGGTCGTCGGCGATATCGAGAATGCTGATGTCCGGCGGACCGTCGATGACCGCATGACGAAGGCCGGCATGCCGATGGATCGAATTGTTTATCAGCCGCGCGTCAACAGCGGGTACTACGAGCTCTATAATCGAGTGGACGTGGCGCTCGATCCTTATCCTTATAATGGCGGCACCACGAGCTTCGATACCTTGTCGATGGGCGTGCCCATTGTGGCACTACGTGGTCGGCACGCCGTCGCGCGGCACGGGGTACTGGTTCTCACGGCAATCGGCCTTCCGGAGCTCATCGCCGACGATGCCGATTCCTATGTGGCGATCGCTGAAGATCTGTGCCGCGACCGCGACCGTCTGCGATCTATACGGCACGGTCTGCGCGAGCGCATGCGGTCAAGCCCGCTCATGGATCATCGCGGCCTAGCCCGGGACGTCGGCGATGCCTTCCGAGGAATGTGGCGGACTTGGCTCTCGGGAAGCAACGTCTGA
- the gudD gene encoding glucarate dehydratase, with protein sequence MQTDHAATRHATRQTPVVTEMKVVPVAGRDSMLMNLSGAHGPFFTRNLVVLTDSTGATGLGEVPGGAGIRGVLEEARALVVSQPLGAWNAVLNTIRKTFSDRDAAGRGLQTFDLRITIHAVTAVESALLDLLGQFLDVPVAALLGEGQQRDAVEMLGYLFYVGDRRRTDLPYREPEAGDGWLRLRDEEALTPEAVVRLAEAAHDRYGFNDFKLKGGVLAGEQEIEAVTAIAKRFPQARVTLDPNGAWRLAEAIRLCKGKGDVLAYAEDPCGAEEGFSGREIMAEFRRATGLPTATNMIATDWRQMRHAIQLGSVDIPLADPHFWTLAGAVRVAQLCRDHDLTWGSHSNNHFDVSLAMFTHAAAAAPGRVTAIDTHWIWQDGQRLTKEPLEIRGGLVRVPERPGLGIEIDWPQVEAAHALYQKHGLGARDDAQAMQALIPGWTFDNKRPCLVR encoded by the coding sequence ATGCAGACCGATCACGCCGCGACCCGTCACGCCACGCGGCAGACCCCCGTGGTCACCGAGATGAAGGTCGTCCCGGTCGCCGGCCGCGACAGCATGCTGATGAATCTGAGCGGCGCGCACGGGCCGTTCTTCACCCGCAACCTTGTCGTCCTGACCGACTCGACCGGCGCCACCGGTCTCGGCGAGGTGCCAGGCGGCGCGGGCATCCGCGGGGTGCTCGAGGAGGCGCGCGCCCTCGTGGTCAGCCAGCCGCTCGGCGCCTGGAATGCGGTCCTCAACACGATCCGCAAGACCTTCTCCGACCGCGACGCCGCCGGCCGTGGCCTCCAGACCTTCGACCTGCGCATCACGATTCACGCGGTAACGGCGGTCGAATCGGCGCTGCTCGACCTGCTCGGGCAATTCCTCGACGTGCCGGTGGCAGCGCTGCTCGGCGAGGGCCAGCAGCGGGACGCTGTCGAGATGCTCGGCTACCTGTTCTACGTCGGTGACCGCCGCCGAACCGATCTGCCGTACCGCGAACCGGAGGCCGGCGACGGCTGGCTGCGCCTGCGCGACGAAGAAGCCCTGACTCCCGAGGCGGTGGTCCGGCTGGCCGAGGCGGCCCACGACAGATACGGCTTCAACGACTTCAAGCTGAAAGGCGGCGTGCTGGCCGGCGAGCAGGAGATCGAGGCCGTCACGGCGATCGCCAAGCGCTTTCCCCAGGCCCGCGTGACCCTCGACCCGAACGGCGCGTGGCGGCTGGCTGAGGCGATCCGGTTGTGCAAGGGCAAGGGCGACGTGCTCGCCTACGCCGAGGATCCGTGCGGTGCCGAGGAGGGCTTCTCGGGCCGAGAGATCATGGCCGAGTTCCGGCGGGCCACAGGTCTGCCGACCGCCACCAACATGATCGCCACCGACTGGCGGCAGATGCGGCACGCGATTCAGCTGGGGTCGGTCGACATCCCGCTGGCCGACCCGCATTTCTGGACCCTTGCCGGCGCCGTCCGGGTGGCGCAGCTGTGCCGCGACCACGACCTGACCTGGGGCTCGCACTCGAACAACCACTTCGACGTGTCCCTCGCCATGTTCACGCACGCCGCCGCCGCCGCGCCCGGCCGGGTGACCGCGATCGACACGCACTGGATCTGGCAAGACGGCCAGCGTCTGACGAAGGAGCCGCTTGAGATCCGCGGCGGGCTCGTCCGGGTGCCCGAGCGTCCGGGGCTCGGCATCGAGATCGACTGGCCGCAGGTCGAGGCCGCGCACGCGCTCTACCAAAAGCACGGTCTCGGCGCGCGCGACGACGCGCAGGCCATGCAGGCGCTGATCCCCGGCTGGACCTTCGACAACAAGCGCCCCTGCCTCGTGCGCTAA
- a CDS encoding MFS transporter yields MTGATSPALGVVAERRSRVRLLIVLMLFVATTINYADRATISIAGPDMARDLGLSPVQMGYVFSALSWSYVLAQIPGGWLLDRFSVKWVYAAAIFLWSAFTLVQGGIGFFTGLTAVILLFALRLAVGLTEAPIFPANARIVAAWFPAAERGLASAFFNSAQYFATVLFTPLMAWIVHTFGWHHVFTVMGALGIAFAFVWVKTIYGPKDHPSVNRAERDYIEAGGALVDMDGGSRNATSHAGRTIKQLLSNRMLVGIYIAQYCITVLTYFFLTWFPVYLVKERGLSILQAGFAAVLPALCGFAGGLLGGFISDMLLKRGFSLTAARKIPIVGGMLLSMSIIGCNYVQADAVVVGLMALAFFGKGIGALGWAVVADTSPRESGGLSGGLFNTFGNTAGITTPIAIGYIVQQTGSFSGALVFVGANALIAVLCYLVVVGEIRRVHLDPH; encoded by the coding sequence ATGACCGGTGCTACGAGCCCTGCGCTCGGCGTCGTCGCCGAGAGACGCAGCCGCGTCCGCCTCCTCATCGTCCTGATGCTGTTCGTCGCGACGACCATCAACTACGCCGACCGCGCGACGATCTCGATCGCCGGTCCGGACATGGCCAGGGATCTCGGCCTGTCCCCCGTCCAGATGGGCTACGTCTTCTCGGCGCTGTCCTGGTCCTACGTGCTGGCGCAGATCCCCGGCGGGTGGCTTCTCGACCGCTTCAGCGTCAAGTGGGTCTATGCCGCGGCGATCTTCCTCTGGTCGGCCTTCACGCTGGTTCAGGGCGGCATCGGCTTCTTCACCGGCCTCACCGCGGTCATCCTGCTGTTCGCCCTGCGCCTCGCGGTCGGCCTCACCGAGGCCCCGATCTTCCCGGCCAACGCCCGCATCGTCGCGGCGTGGTTCCCGGCCGCGGAGCGCGGGCTCGCCTCCGCGTTCTTCAACTCCGCGCAGTACTTCGCCACCGTGCTGTTCACGCCGCTCATGGCGTGGATCGTCCACACATTCGGCTGGCACCACGTGTTCACGGTGATGGGTGCCCTCGGGATCGCCTTCGCCTTCGTCTGGGTGAAGACCATTTACGGCCCGAAGGACCACCCGTCCGTGAACCGGGCCGAGCGCGACTACATCGAGGCCGGCGGTGCCCTCGTCGACATGGACGGCGGCAGCCGGAACGCGACGTCCCACGCGGGCCGCACGATCAAGCAGCTCCTGTCGAACCGCATGCTGGTCGGCATCTATATTGCGCAGTACTGCATCACCGTGCTGACGTACTTCTTCCTGACGTGGTTCCCGGTCTACCTCGTGAAGGAGCGCGGCCTGTCGATCCTCCAAGCCGGATTCGCGGCGGTGCTTCCGGCGCTCTGCGGCTTCGCCGGCGGTCTCCTCGGCGGCTTCATCTCCGACATGCTCCTGAAACGCGGCTTCTCGCTGACCGCCGCCCGGAAGATCCCGATCGTCGGCGGCATGCTGCTGTCCATGTCGATCATCGGCTGCAACTACGTCCAGGCCGACGCCGTGGTGGTCGGGCTCATGGCGCTCGCCTTCTTCGGCAAGGGCATCGGCGCCCTCGGCTGGGCGGTGGTGGCCGACACTTCGCCGCGGGAGAGCGGCGGCCTGTCGGGCGGCCTGTTCAACACTTTCGGCAACACCGCCGGCATCACCACGCCGATCGCCATCGGCTACATCGTCCAGCAGACTGGTTCGTTCTCGGGCGCCCTCGTGTTTGTCGGCGCCAACGCGTTGATCGCGGTGCTCTGCTACCTCGTCGTGGTCGGCGAGATCCGACGGGTCCATCTGGACCCGCACTGA
- the kdgD gene encoding 5-dehydro-4-deoxyglucarate dehydratase gives MSKMTPAEMAQALGSGLLSFPVTHFRADLAFDEGAYRRNLAQLAEHRVAGLFAAGGTGEFFSLTPAEIDRVLRAAVEETAGRVPVIAPAGHGTAIAVELAKAAESAGADGLLLLPPYLVGSEQDGLAAHVEAVCRATKLGIIVYNRANAQLNEQTLARLCERCPNLVGFKDGVGDVELMTRVYAGLGDRLTYIGGLPTAETFALPYLEMGVTTYSSAIFNFLPDWALWFYEAVRRRDRDAVYAELRAFVLPYIALRNRKRGYAVSIVKAGMTAVGRAAGPVRPPLTDLDAAELAELTALIGDRR, from the coding sequence ATGTCCAAGATGACGCCCGCCGAGATGGCGCAGGCTCTGGGTTCCGGCCTGCTCTCCTTTCCCGTCACGCATTTCCGCGCGGATCTCGCCTTCGACGAGGGGGCCTATCGCCGGAATCTCGCGCAGCTTGCCGAGCACAGGGTCGCCGGCCTGTTCGCTGCGGGCGGCACCGGCGAGTTTTTCTCACTCACGCCAGCCGAAATCGACCGCGTGCTCCGCGCGGCTGTGGAGGAGACCGCCGGCCGGGTGCCGGTCATCGCGCCGGCCGGCCACGGCACGGCCATCGCGGTCGAACTGGCCAAGGCCGCCGAGAGCGCCGGAGCCGACGGCCTGCTGCTACTGCCGCCCTACCTGGTGGGATCGGAGCAGGACGGCCTCGCCGCCCATGTCGAGGCCGTCTGCCGCGCCACGAAGCTCGGGATCATCGTCTACAACCGCGCCAATGCGCAGTTGAACGAGCAGACCCTGGCACGCCTGTGCGAGCGCTGCCCGAACCTCGTCGGTTTCAAGGACGGTGTCGGTGACGTCGAGCTGATGACCCGGGTCTATGCCGGCCTCGGCGATCGCCTCACCTATATCGGCGGCCTGCCCACGGCCGAGACCTTCGCGCTGCCATACCTTGAGATGGGCGTTACCACCTACTCCTCAGCGATCTTCAACTTCCTGCCGGACTGGGCGCTGTGGTTCTACGAGGCCGTGCGCCGGCGCGACCGCGACGCGGTCTATGCCGAACTGCGTGCCTTCGTCCTGCCTTACATCGCCCTCCGCAACCGCAAGCGCGGCTACGCGGTCTCGATCGTCAAGGCCGGGATGACCGCGGTCGGCCGGGCGGCCGGCCCGGTCCGGCCGCCGCTCACGGATCTCGACGCTGCGGAACTGGCCGAGCTGACGGCGCTCATCGGCGACCGGCGCTGA
- a CDS encoding LysR family transcriptional regulator, with protein MFDLGHVRSFVAVAEEMHFGRAAARLNLSQSPLSRQIQALEQSLGVTLLERTTRAVRLTPVGRTFLAEAYRVLAAAEGAAQITRRAAQGESGLVRLGFTAASAFRALPRLVAQVRTILPDIDLVLEEMVSEEQIQALNGRRIDFALLRPSPALLSEDGSIATALLLRERLVLAVPTGRPLASARQLGIQALDGQALVTWSPRGGRYFVELLDRLFEAAKVRPRIVQRVNQAHTMLALVGAGLGVALLPESVRSIRMTGVVLRPIRLPTSAQPELMLAWHRDNENPCLPTVRDAALGHARSSDATA; from the coding sequence ATGTTCGATCTGGGCCACGTCCGAAGCTTCGTCGCCGTCGCGGAAGAGATGCATTTCGGCCGTGCGGCCGCGCGACTGAATCTCTCGCAATCGCCGCTGTCCCGGCAGATCCAGGCCCTGGAGCAGTCCCTCGGGGTCACCCTCTTGGAGCGCACGACGCGCGCCGTCCGCCTGACGCCGGTCGGGCGCACCTTCCTCGCCGAGGCCTACAGGGTCCTGGCGGCGGCCGAGGGAGCCGCCCAGATCACCCGCCGGGCCGCCCAGGGCGAGAGTGGGCTGGTCCGCCTCGGCTTCACCGCGGCCTCGGCCTTCCGCGCCCTGCCCCGCTTGGTCGCGCAGGTCCGCACGATCCTGCCGGACATCGACCTCGTCCTGGAGGAGATGGTTTCGGAGGAGCAGATTCAGGCGCTCAACGGCAGGCGGATCGACTTCGCGTTGCTGCGCCCCTCCCCCGCCCTGCTGAGCGAGGACGGCTCGATCGCGACGGCCCTCCTGCTGCGCGAACGCCTTGTGCTGGCAGTGCCCACGGGCCGTCCGCTGGCGTCGGCCCGCCAACTCGGCATCCAGGCCCTCGACGGTCAGGCGCTGGTCACGTGGTCGCCGCGCGGTGGCCGCTACTTCGTCGAGTTGCTCGACCGCCTGTTCGAGGCGGCAAAGGTGCGGCCCCGGATCGTGCAGAGGGTCAACCAGGCGCATACCATGCTGGCGCTGGTCGGCGCCGGGCTCGGCGTCGCGCTGCTGCCGGAGAGCGTCCGCAGCATCCGCATGACCGGCGTGGTCCTGCGCCCGATCCGGCTGCCGACCTCCGCGCAACCGGAGCTGATGCTGGCCTGGCACCGCGACAACGAGAATCCCTGCCTTCCGACGGTCCGTGACGCGGCCCTCGGCCATGCTCGATCGTCCGACGCGACCGCGTGA
- a CDS encoding acyltransferase: protein MQTVGSVLDRRGGLAPGFDLLRIVLAVSVVVWHGRAIVNNEITRVDGFFELGSYGIIAAFFGLSGFLITGSALRLRLRDFLLNRALRIIPALAVEIVLSAVVLGPLFTDLPLSRYATDPQTYRYFANILGLIIYTLPGVFAHNPTDVVNGSLWTIPHEIACYALMSACVLTGLLRRPALVLGAAGAVILLGFVIGLGAFGDPVTLPVRVADKVFVDKASRLYVAFLLGIAAYLYRYRLPYDLRLIGLAGGIVFVAGACDLTAVTAVPVHPFLNLMVLPSLIYLTVCLGVTDLWVPALLKRGDYSYGIYLYGWPIQQALVAVVPVRNTSQQVLMALPCIVLFAMVSWHLIERPILSLRRRFSFVAAHRLRAEPEQPADAAAQGFKGVG, encoded by the coding sequence ATGCAAACCGTCGGATCTGTTCTCGACCGCCGCGGCGGCCTTGCCCCCGGCTTCGATCTGTTGCGAATCGTCTTGGCTGTGTCTGTCGTGGTCTGGCACGGGCGCGCGATCGTGAACAACGAGATCACCCGCGTTGACGGCTTCTTCGAACTCGGCAGCTACGGCATCATCGCAGCCTTCTTCGGGCTCTCGGGTTTCCTGATTACCGGAAGCGCGCTGCGGCTCCGGCTTCGGGACTTCCTGCTCAACAGAGCGCTCAGGATCATCCCCGCACTGGCCGTCGAGATCGTGCTCAGTGCAGTGGTGCTTGGGCCGCTGTTCACCGACCTGCCCCTGTCGCGCTACGCCACTGACCCGCAGACCTACCGCTACTTCGCCAATATCCTGGGCCTGATCATCTACACCTTGCCGGGCGTGTTCGCGCACAACCCCACCGATGTCGTCAACGGCTCGCTCTGGACCATCCCGCACGAGATCGCTTGCTACGCGCTGATGTCGGCCTGCGTCCTGACGGGCCTGCTGCGGCGTCCGGCTCTCGTGCTGGGTGCGGCCGGCGCCGTGATCCTGCTCGGCTTCGTCATCGGCCTCGGCGCCTTCGGTGACCCCGTCACCCTCCCGGTTCGCGTGGCCGACAAAGTGTTCGTCGATAAGGCGTCGCGCCTCTACGTGGCGTTCCTGCTGGGCATCGCAGCCTACTTATACCGCTACAGACTGCCTTACGACCTGCGGTTGATCGGTCTGGCGGGGGGCATCGTGTTTGTCGCCGGTGCGTGCGACCTGACGGCCGTCACGGCGGTACCGGTCCATCCGTTCCTGAACCTCATGGTCCTTCCATCGCTGATCTATCTCACCGTCTGCTTGGGCGTGACGGATCTCTGGGTTCCCGCCCTGCTCAAACGCGGCGACTACTCCTACGGAATCTACCTGTACGGCTGGCCAATCCAGCAGGCTCTGGTTGCGGTGGTGCCGGTGCGGAATACGTCTCAGCAAGTGCTGATGGCGCTCCCGTGCATCGTCCTGTTCGCGATGGTGTCCTGGCACCTGATCGAACGGCCGATCCTGAGCTTGCGGCGTCGCTTCTCGTTCGTTGCCGCACACCGTCTTCGAGCCGAGCCGGAACAGCCGGCGGACGCCGCCGCGCAGGGGTTCAAAGGCGTCGGATAG